Proteins encoded by one window of Cannabis sativa cultivar Pink pepper isolate KNU-18-1 chromosome 4, ASM2916894v1, whole genome shotgun sequence:
- the LOC115712493 gene encoding probable E3 ubiquitin-protein ligase XERICO, producing MGLSNFPTAAEGVLPVLVMNSVLSFALLKNMLRSVLQVMGANIMSSPNVVEENPREFSSTEDVSRERRISITQFKSLCHDRFFEAKTNNTVECCVCLCRFEGDEEVSELSCKHFFHKGCLEKWFHNKHETCPLCRSID from the coding sequence ATGGGACTCTCAAACTTTCCCACAGCAGCCGAAGGAGTGTTACCTGTGCTAGTAATGAACAGTGTTTTATCATTTGCTTTATTGAAGAACATGTTGAGATCTGTGCTTCAAGTCATGGGTGCTAATATTATGAGTTCTCCAAATGTAGTGGAAGAAAACCCACGTGAGTTTTCTTCAACAGAGGATGTTTCAAGGGAGAGAAGAATCTCTATAACCCAGTTCAAGTCTCTGTGCCATGACAGGTTTTTTGAAGCCAAAACTAATAATACAGTAGAGTGTTGTGTTTGTTTATGTCGTTTTGAAGGTGATGAAGAGGTTAGTGAGTTGTCTTGCAAGCATTTTTTCCACAAAGGGTGTTTAGAGAAATGGTTCCATAACAAGCATGAAACTTGCCCTTTATGTCGTTCAATTGATTAG
- the LOC115714015 gene encoding uncharacterized protein LOC115714015 isoform X2, whose translation MRLIVTTFFGVVLGFFIGVSFPALSLTKLNIPSNFLPAPVQLSYSDETSSGLSTQINEWSSAKINDSSSKQDQHINDPTKIWVTSNPKGAERLPPGIVEATSDFYPRRLWGNPSEDLTSHPKYLVTFTVGYDQKKNIDTAVKKFSENFTILLFHYDGRTTEWDEFEWSHRAIHVSVRKQTKWWYAKRFLHPDIVAPYDYIFIWDEDLGVEHFNAEEYIKLVRKHGLEISQPGLEPNKGLTWQMTKRRGDREVHKDTTEKPGWCTDPHLPPCAAFVEIMAPVFSRDAWRCVWHMIQNDLVHGWGLDFALRKCVEPAHEKIGVVDSQWILHQTVPSLGSQGESYNGKAPWQGVRERCRKEWTMFQSRFSNAEKKYFKSQGVDPSIAH comes from the exons ATGAGGCTTATTGTAACAACTTTTTTTGGAGTAGTTTTGGGTTTCTTCATAGGAGTATCCTTCCCAGCATTGTCATTAACTAAG CTAAATATTCCATCCAACTTCCTTCCTGCTCCTGTTCAGCTCTCATACAGCGATGAGACAAGTTCAGGTCTCTCTACTCAGATAAATGAGTGGTCTTCTGCAAAGATTAATGATAGCAGCTCAAAGCAAGACCAGCATATAAATGATCCAACAAAG ATTTGGGTAACATCAAATCCTAAAGGCGCAGAAAGATTACCACCAGGAATTGTTGAAGCTACATCAGATTTTTATCCAAGGAGATTGTGGGGTAACCCCAGTGAG GATTTAACCAGTCATCCAAAGTACCTTGTCACCTTCACCGTTGGTTATGATCAAAAAAAGAATATTGATACAGCTGTGAAAAAG ttttcagaaaatttTACCATCCTCTTATTTCACTATGATGGTCGGACAACTGAGTGGGATGAGTTTGAGTGGTCACACCGAGCTATTCACGTGAGTGTCCGGAAGCAAACTAAATG GTGGTACGCTAAACGATTTCTGCATCCCGACATTGTGGCTCCATATGACTACATATTCATATGGGATGAAGACCTTGGAGTTGAGCATTTCAACGCAGAAGA GTACATAAAACTAGTCAGGAAGCATGGTTTGGAGATTTCGCAACCTGGTTTAGAGCCTAATAAAGGGTTGACATGGCAGATGACCAAAAGAAGAGGCGACCGTGAAGTACACAA GGACACTACTGAGAAACCTGGCTGGTGCACTGATCCACATCTGCCTCCTTGTGCAGC GTTTGTTGAGATCATGGCGCCAGTGTTCTCCCGAGATGCATGGCGTTGTGTGTGGCATATGATTCAG AATGACTTGGTCCACGGTTGGGGTCTTGATTTTGCTCTTAGAAAATGTGTTGAG CCTGCCCATGAGAAAATAGGTGTTGTAGATTCTCAATGGATTCTTCACCAAACTGTTCCCTCACTCGGGAGCCAG GGTGAATCATATAATGGGAAGGCACCATGGCAAGGG GTGAGAGAGAGGTGCAGAAAGGAGTGGACAATGTTTCAAAGTCGTTTTTCAAATGCAGAAAAAAAGTACTTCAAATCACAGGGGGTTGATCCTTCAATAGCTCATTAG
- the LOC115714015 gene encoding uncharacterized protein LOC115714015 isoform X1, with translation MGILSRSSASRKPNETMRLIVTTFFGVVLGFFIGVSFPALSLTKLNIPSNFLPAPVQLSYSDETSSGLSTQINEWSSAKINDSSSKQDQHINDPTKIWVTSNPKGAERLPPGIVEATSDFYPRRLWGNPSEDLTSHPKYLVTFTVGYDQKKNIDTAVKKFSENFTILLFHYDGRTTEWDEFEWSHRAIHVSVRKQTKWWYAKRFLHPDIVAPYDYIFIWDEDLGVEHFNAEEYIKLVRKHGLEISQPGLEPNKGLTWQMTKRRGDREVHKDTTEKPGWCTDPHLPPCAAFVEIMAPVFSRDAWRCVWHMIQNDLVHGWGLDFALRKCVEPAHEKIGVVDSQWILHQTVPSLGSQGESYNGKAPWQGVRERCRKEWTMFQSRFSNAEKKYFKSQGVDPSIAH, from the exons ATGGGAATCCTTTCACGCAG TTCTGCAAGTAGAAAACCGAATGAAACTATGAGGCTTATTGTAACAACTTTTTTTGGAGTAGTTTTGGGTTTCTTCATAGGAGTATCCTTCCCAGCATTGTCATTAACTAAG CTAAATATTCCATCCAACTTCCTTCCTGCTCCTGTTCAGCTCTCATACAGCGATGAGACAAGTTCAGGTCTCTCTACTCAGATAAATGAGTGGTCTTCTGCAAAGATTAATGATAGCAGCTCAAAGCAAGACCAGCATATAAATGATCCAACAAAG ATTTGGGTAACATCAAATCCTAAAGGCGCAGAAAGATTACCACCAGGAATTGTTGAAGCTACATCAGATTTTTATCCAAGGAGATTGTGGGGTAACCCCAGTGAG GATTTAACCAGTCATCCAAAGTACCTTGTCACCTTCACCGTTGGTTATGATCAAAAAAAGAATATTGATACAGCTGTGAAAAAG ttttcagaaaatttTACCATCCTCTTATTTCACTATGATGGTCGGACAACTGAGTGGGATGAGTTTGAGTGGTCACACCGAGCTATTCACGTGAGTGTCCGGAAGCAAACTAAATG GTGGTACGCTAAACGATTTCTGCATCCCGACATTGTGGCTCCATATGACTACATATTCATATGGGATGAAGACCTTGGAGTTGAGCATTTCAACGCAGAAGA GTACATAAAACTAGTCAGGAAGCATGGTTTGGAGATTTCGCAACCTGGTTTAGAGCCTAATAAAGGGTTGACATGGCAGATGACCAAAAGAAGAGGCGACCGTGAAGTACACAA GGACACTACTGAGAAACCTGGCTGGTGCACTGATCCACATCTGCCTCCTTGTGCAGC GTTTGTTGAGATCATGGCGCCAGTGTTCTCCCGAGATGCATGGCGTTGTGTGTGGCATATGATTCAG AATGACTTGGTCCACGGTTGGGGTCTTGATTTTGCTCTTAGAAAATGTGTTGAG CCTGCCCATGAGAAAATAGGTGTTGTAGATTCTCAATGGATTCTTCACCAAACTGTTCCCTCACTCGGGAGCCAG GGTGAATCATATAATGGGAAGGCACCATGGCAAGGG GTGAGAGAGAGGTGCAGAAAGGAGTGGACAATGTTTCAAAGTCGTTTTTCAAATGCAGAAAAAAAGTACTTCAAATCACAGGGGGTTGATCCTTCAATAGCTCATTAG